The following coding sequences lie in one Rhizobium rhododendri genomic window:
- the rpoZ gene encoding DNA-directed RNA polymerase subunit omega has translation MARVTVEDCIDKVENRFELVLLASHRARLVSQGAAITIDRDNDKNPVVALREIADETLSPDDLKEDLIHSLQKHVEIDEPEPDPATLAAAGSSSEEDDDKPEAVTFDQMSEEELLAGIEGLVPPEKSDDY, from the coding sequence ATGGCCCGTGTCACCGTAGAAGATTGCATTGATAAGGTAGAGAACCGGTTCGAGCTTGTTTTGCTCGCCAGCCATCGCGCCCGGCTCGTCTCCCAGGGTGCAGCGATCACCATCGACCGCGACAATGACAAGAACCCCGTGGTTGCCCTTCGCGAAATCGCCGACGAGACCCTGTCTCCAGACGATCTGAAGGAAGACCTGATCCACTCGCTGCAGAAGCACGTCGAAATCGATGAGCCTGAGCCAGATCCGGCAACTCTTGCCGCCGCTGGTTCTTCTTCCGAGGAAGACGACGACAAGCCGGAAGCTGTAACCTTCGACCAGATGTCGGAAGAAGAGCTGCTGGCCGGCATCGAAGGCCTTGTACCGCCGGAAAAGAGCGACGATTACTGA
- a CDS encoding NYN domain-containing protein, producing MFDPREKIALFIDGANLYAASKSLGFDIDYRKLLKAFQKRGYLLRAYYYTALIEDQEYSSIRPLIDWLDYNGYKVVTKPAKEFTDSMGRRKIKGNMDIELAIDAMEQSETVDHMVIFSGDGDFTTLVEALQRRGRKVSVISTMATQPPMIADDLRRQADHFIDLVSLKSEIGRDPSERPARLVDASPTAEQEE from the coding sequence ATGTTTGACCCTCGCGAGAAAATTGCACTCTTCATTGACGGCGCGAATTTGTACGCCGCCTCCAAAAGTCTCGGCTTCGACATCGATTATCGCAAGCTGCTGAAAGCGTTCCAGAAACGCGGCTACCTGTTGCGCGCGTACTATTACACTGCGCTGATCGAGGACCAGGAATATTCCTCCATACGGCCGCTGATCGACTGGCTCGACTACAACGGCTACAAGGTGGTCACGAAGCCCGCCAAGGAATTCACCGACTCCATGGGACGCCGCAAGATAAAGGGCAACATGGATATCGAGCTGGCCATCGATGCCATGGAGCAGTCCGAGACTGTCGATCACATGGTGATCTTCTCCGGGGACGGCGATTTCACGACGCTTGTCGAAGCGCTGCAGCGTCGCGGACGCAAGGTTTCCGTCATCTCGACGATGGCGACCCAGCCGCCGATGATCGCCGACGACCTTCGTCGGCAGGCCGATCACTTCATCGACCTGGTCTCGCTGAAATCCGAGATCGGCAGGGATCCGTCCGAAAGACCGGCACGGCTTGTGGACGCGTCACCGACGGCCGAACAGGAAGAATAG